One region of Vibrio marisflavi CECT 7928 genomic DNA includes:
- a CDS encoding DUF481 domain-containing protein produces the protein MAKYWLLSLGLLAVPTVHADELAPPDEKIEIPSPWKTGVEFGYQERSGNTNSKALNTKLSGEYTSGRWRSTASWSYYLNYDDGVEDKRQSTYAAQTDYKLGPKSYLYGSFNGVDSRYSAYYRDDTLSAGMGYQVYNTEDYVLELEAGPGYRYQKPNLDEIGSDDIIFPDTVEEPIFRTKVNTSWQVLKNLKLGATATVVTGSSNTSLDTSLSATQNITENIALKIAHTRNYHSRVPEGLAKADSVFSVNLVFSF, from the coding sequence TTGGCAAAGTATTGGTTGCTTAGTCTGGGTCTTTTAGCTGTGCCCACTGTTCACGCTGATGAACTTGCACCACCAGACGAGAAAATTGAAATACCCTCTCCTTGGAAGACTGGAGTCGAGTTCGGATATCAAGAACGGTCTGGTAACACAAACTCTAAAGCGCTCAATACAAAGCTTAGCGGTGAGTACACTTCGGGGCGCTGGCGCTCTACCGCAAGCTGGTCTTACTATCTTAACTATGATGATGGTGTAGAAGATAAAAGACAGTCTACCTATGCAGCTCAAACCGATTACAAGTTGGGACCTAAGTCTTATTTGTATGGCAGTTTTAATGGCGTCGACTCTAGATACAGTGCTTACTACAGAGATGATACGCTTTCTGCCGGTATGGGTTATCAAGTTTATAATACCGAAGACTATGTACTAGAACTCGAAGCAGGTCCCGGCTACCGGTATCAAAAGCCAAATTTAGATGAAATTGGATCTGACGATATTATCTTTCCAGATACAGTAGAAGAGCCAATATTCCGAACCAAAGTGAATACCAGCTGGCAAGTACTAAAAAACTTGAAGCTAGGAGCAACCGCAACCGTTGTAACAGGCAGCAGTAATACAAGCCTAGATACGAGCTTGAGTGCTACTCAAAACATCACAGAAAATATTGCATTAAAAATAGCGCATACTCGAAACTATCACAGTAGAGTACCTGAAGGGCTGGCCAAAGCTGACAGTGTATTTAGCGTTAACCTAGTCTTTAGTTTTTAA